The following coding sequences lie in one Pontibacter sp. G13 genomic window:
- a CDS encoding acetyl-CoA carboxylase biotin carboxyl carrier protein subunit has protein sequence MTEAFIDQTRLQIDKQNGHVLIDGTPLEADINRMDDRLWHILKDHHSYNVFVQKIDREARTVTLSINGKKTTVRIQSRMEKLLKDLGMDSALVRKLDKLKAPMPGLIHSIEVAEGTEVEKGDPLLILEAMKMENVIKSPGAGTVSKIHVVEKDSVEKNELLISFA, from the coding sequence ATGACTGAAGCTTTTATCGACCAAACCCGGCTCCAGATCGACAAGCAAAATGGTCACGTCTTGATTGACGGTACCCCGCTGGAAGCCGATATCAACCGGATGGATGACCGCCTTTGGCACATCCTCAAGGATCATCACTCCTACAATGTCTTCGTGCAGAAGATCGACCGAGAAGCGCGTACAGTTACCCTTTCCATCAATGGGAAAAAGACGACTGTACGTATCCAATCCAGAATGGAAAAATTGCTCAAGGATTTGGGCATGGACAGCGCATTGGTCCGGAAACTCGACAAGCTCAAGGCTCCAATGCCCGGCTTGATCCACAGCATCGAAGTCGCTGAAGGAACGGAAGTGGAAAAAGGAGATCCACTTTTGATTCTGGAAGCCATGAAAATGGAGAACGTGATCAAATCTCCCGGAGCTGGAACCGTCTCTAAAATCCATGTGGTAGAGAAGGATTCCGTGGAGAAAAACGAGCTATTGATTTCTTTCGCCTAA
- a CDS encoding OmpA family protein, translating into MFRPLGHIRNVLYKSYGIGRSACWASVVLAGMVSGCSNANGGGGRVTELDSLRMMLQAEQRLNHQLQTYIERDFYGQKEQRKYAYGIDHLKDDQGRAIVMKLPQPVSSPQARTQPTDASIKLYPSGTLYQYSLDRALLFDHGSTTLDEQGRAYVTQIVELLKGMEHVEISIEGHCDPDETDPQDRLAGWKLSTARAQFVLDMMMAQGIPPGNLSISGYSYFHPKTSFSSQSNRRRNRRIEIRVRASNPLQ; encoded by the coding sequence ATGTTCAGACCTCTAGGCCATATTCGGAATGTACTGTACAAAAGCTATGGGATTGGAAGATCCGCATGCTGGGCTTCAGTTGTGTTGGCGGGTATGGTTTCAGGTTGCTCTAATGCGAATGGAGGCGGAGGACGAGTTACAGAACTCGATTCGTTGAGAATGATGTTACAGGCAGAGCAACGCCTCAATCATCAGCTCCAAACGTACATTGAGCGCGATTTCTACGGTCAGAAGGAGCAGCGGAAGTATGCGTATGGGATTGATCACCTGAAAGACGATCAAGGCAGGGCCATTGTGATGAAGCTTCCCCAACCGGTGAGTTCGCCACAGGCAAGGACTCAGCCGACAGATGCAAGCATAAAGTTGTATCCATCGGGTACGCTGTATCAATATTCTCTGGACAGGGCGCTATTGTTTGATCATGGCAGCACCACCCTTGATGAGCAAGGGAGGGCCTATGTAACCCAGATAGTTGAATTGCTCAAAGGAATGGAGCATGTTGAAATCTCCATCGAAGGACACTGCGATCCAGATGAGACCGATCCCCAGGACCGTCTCGCAGGCTGGAAGCTCAGTACCGCAAGAGCACAATTTGTACTAGATATGATGATGGCTCAGGGAATCCCTCCCGGCAATCTCAGCATATCAGGATACAGCTATTTCCATCCGAAGACTTCCTTCAGCTCCCAATCCAACCGTCGCAGAAATCGCCGCATCGAAATTCGTGTGAGGGCGTCGAACCCCCTCCAGTGA
- a CDS encoding MMPL family transporter, whose product MNPVWQAIATFIIRKRLPILAVLGMLTAFMWTERGTELVQTMDGAILTDDPSLNSYHQFREIFGDDGNVMVAALNMDLRNLKDFQGMYDLSRSLAEQEGVLSVFDVTKAYDLRRNDSLAAFELTKAVSFRPSTQTELDSLLDRVESMPFYRDLLVDESGETVLMAISLDPAILDTDRKVWLVQTAKEPVQKFADDHDITVRFAGLPVIRVNNHSTVKKELYVFLALALIVMAITLLAFFRSLYNVVFPILVVGIAIIFSMGLIGLMGYKMTLITGIIPALIAVISIPNCVYLITKYHIEYRRTNNMLKSLILVIEKIGIVTVMTNATTAIGLGVMAFTDIIPLREFGIVAGMSVVASFFISLLLIPIVFSFLPPPSETQTKHLDRKGLNFVIRMLDNTVQHRRWMVFTATGLIAAVSLYGLTLIKPVAFVMDDVPQDSRELQDLKYIENKFNGALPFEIMIDTRRKNGILRRKTLQRIEEMQDSLAKYEDLSRSMSVADFAKFSRQAYFGGGKDQYLLPTRNEFNFISQYVQNSSVLGSLSSTKTLWDSTRQITRISASVRDIGSLEMEALIDSIQKDVDAVFDPEKYDTAVTGTTQVFIKSNDALIENLLKSLLIAFCVIAVIMGLLFQSIRMVLISLIPNVLPLLMVAGIMGFFGIALKPSTALVFGVAFGIAVDDSIHYLARYRLARKLGDSIKGAVFNSFQDTGVSMMYTSIILFFGFVCFTASDFGGIKALGLLTSLTLGIAMFSNLLFLPALLLTFDKEEPKVEEQLFSEATGGISDSENISSNGHEEISQEEEIPSDS is encoded by the coding sequence ATGAACCCCGTGTGGCAAGCTATTGCGACCTTCATTATCAGAAAGAGACTTCCCATCCTGGCGGTACTGGGGATGTTGACGGCATTTATGTGGACCGAACGAGGGACCGAACTTGTCCAGACCATGGATGGGGCTATCCTGACGGACGATCCTTCCCTAAATAGCTACCACCAGTTCCGAGAAATCTTTGGAGACGACGGCAATGTCATGGTCGCCGCCCTCAACATGGATTTAAGGAATCTCAAGGACTTTCAAGGGATGTACGATCTCAGTCGATCCCTTGCAGAGCAAGAAGGCGTTCTGAGCGTTTTCGATGTCACCAAAGCCTACGACCTCCGCCGAAATGACAGCCTAGCAGCTTTCGAACTCACCAAAGCGGTTTCCTTCCGTCCCTCCACGCAGACAGAACTCGACAGCCTCCTAGATCGGGTTGAATCCATGCCCTTCTACCGCGACCTGCTCGTCGATGAGTCAGGTGAAACGGTCCTAATGGCCATTTCCCTTGATCCTGCGATTCTCGATACAGACCGCAAAGTGTGGCTCGTCCAGACCGCCAAAGAGCCCGTCCAAAAGTTTGCCGATGATCACGATATCACGGTTCGTTTCGCAGGATTGCCTGTCATTCGAGTCAATAACCATAGCACAGTCAAAAAGGAGCTTTACGTATTCTTGGCACTTGCCTTGATTGTCATGGCCATCACCCTTTTGGCATTCTTCCGCTCCCTGTACAATGTCGTCTTTCCCATTTTGGTGGTGGGGATCGCCATCATCTTCTCCATGGGATTGATTGGACTCATGGGATACAAAATGACCCTGATCACAGGAATTATTCCAGCACTGATCGCGGTCATTTCGATTCCCAACTGTGTCTATCTCATCACGAAATACCACATTGAGTATCGTCGCACCAATAATATGCTCAAATCACTGATTCTGGTGATTGAGAAAATCGGGATCGTGACAGTCATGACCAATGCCACCACAGCGATTGGATTGGGCGTCATGGCATTCACCGACATCATTCCACTCCGTGAATTTGGGATTGTGGCGGGCATGAGCGTGGTCGCTTCCTTCTTCATTTCCCTCCTGCTGATTCCAATTGTATTCAGCTTTCTGCCTCCACCTTCCGAAACCCAAACCAAACACTTGGACCGCAAAGGTTTGAACTTTGTAATCCGAATGCTTGACAACACGGTACAACACCGGAGATGGATGGTATTCACGGCTACTGGGCTCATTGCCGCAGTTTCGCTTTATGGGCTGACATTGATCAAACCCGTGGCATTTGTGATGGATGATGTGCCACAAGATTCTCGCGAATTGCAGGATCTCAAGTATATCGAGAACAAGTTCAATGGAGCTCTTCCATTTGAAATCATGATCGATACCCGTCGCAAAAATGGCATCCTGAGAAGGAAGACCCTGCAACGAATCGAAGAAATGCAGGACAGCTTGGCCAAATATGAAGATCTGTCTCGCTCCATGAGTGTCGCAGATTTCGCCAAATTCTCCCGTCAGGCATACTTCGGAGGCGGCAAAGATCAATACCTCCTGCCTACCCGCAACGAATTCAACTTCATTTCCCAATATGTCCAGAACTCCTCAGTTCTAGGAAGCCTTTCCTCCACCAAAACCTTGTGGGACTCCACCCGCCAGATTACGCGGATCTCAGCATCTGTACGTGACATTGGCTCGCTGGAAATGGAAGCACTCATCGATTCGATCCAGAAAGATGTGGACGCGGTCTTTGATCCCGAAAAATACGATACAGCCGTTACCGGCACTACTCAGGTCTTCATCAAATCCAATGATGCGCTCATCGAGAACCTGCTCAAGAGCCTTCTGATCGCCTTCTGCGTGATCGCCGTCATCATGGGATTGTTGTTCCAATCCATCCGGATGGTGCTGATTTCCCTTATCCCGAATGTCCTTCCGTTGCTGATGGTGGCAGGCATCATGGGATTCTTCGGCATCGCACTCAAGCCCTCTACCGCCTTGGTATTTGGGGTCGCGTTTGGTATTGCGGTAGATGACTCGATTCACTATCTCGCGAGATACCGATTGGCGCGGAAATTGGGTGATTCTATCAAAGGAGCAGTATTCAACTCCTTCCAAGACACGGGTGTGAGTATGATGTACACTTCCATCATCCTCTTCTTTGGATTCGTATGCTTTACAGCTTCTGATTTTGGAGGCATCAAAGCCTTGGGATTGTTGACCTCCTTGACCTTGGGTATTGCCATGTTCTCCAACTTGTTGTTCCTGCCAGCATTGTTGCTGACTTTCGATAAGGAAGAGCCAAAAGTTGAGGAACAGCTTTTCTCTGAAGCAACTGGAGGGATTTCCGATAGCGAAAATATTTCCTCCAACGGCCATGAAGAAATTAGTCAGGAAGAGGAAATTCCTTCAGATTCCTGA